DNA sequence from the Schistocerca americana isolate TAMUIC-IGC-003095 chromosome 2, iqSchAmer2.1, whole genome shotgun sequence genome:
TCTAAATCTTACATAAAATGTTCACTGGGAGTTGTCATAAACATTTCAGTTTGTTTGCTTTACCAAGTACTTTTCATTTAGAATGTTAATTGTGACTGCTGCATTATTGAAGTATGTAGAAAGTGTACTATCAATGCCTGAACATTCTTAGTGATTAACAAAATTGGTTGTACCAACGAAATATTGTATCATTGGAGCTGATTATTCAGTATTGTAAATGATAATCTGTGCATAAAAGTTAAAAAGCTGGCACATATAGGTTATATATATTCCATAACATCATACGGGATCATGTTTTGGAGCAACACATCAATCCAAACTAAAGTTTTCCAGGTCCAACAGTGTGTAATATGAACTATTTTTGGTGTGAATTCAAGAATGTCCTGCAAGAAACTCACAACTCTACTGACACATTTCTTAGCAGAACCAGTTATGTATctattattaataatatcaaataatgtgaATGTTACGTAAAATCTGACTTCCGCACATCTTCACTGCAGTAATGTGCTTTGTGTCAGTAGGTGTTTAAAACTATTTTCTGTTTGAGAAGCTACAACAATAGCCTGAGAGTTATGCTGGTCAGAAACAATACATTTAAAAGTTTATGGGATGTTTCATACTAATTTTTAAGCAGAAATGTGTTTCAGATTTTGTGCTTATTTAACATTCATTTCAGTTAGACTCTATGGAAGAAACACTAGCATATCTGTTCTTTCCTAAACATGTAGTTTTGCTTTTATGACATTTTTTACTTCCATAAGGATCTCCTTTCCATGGATCTATGGAATAAAAAGTATGTTTATCTATCTATGTATCTTTCTAGTCATTCAACTTTGAATAATTCATACTGGCTACACTTGGCACAAATGGAAAAATATCTGTTCAGATCACATAATAATCAGTACGTGATCCTGTATattagtaaagaaaagaaaaatgtcaacAGTCAGTGTTACTAGTTAATGAGCAAATGTATATTGCAGAGTAGGTGGATGAAGCTTCCCACACAAAACTGTCAAATCTTAAAGGAGATTTATGCTTCCATTGATCAGTATGCTCTGTTTACGTGTATttgttgaaacacacacacacacacacaggtgctaTTTCCAGCTGTAATGTTGTTGATTCCATGGCAATGGATATTGGGGACTACCACTGTAAATTATTTTGCTTTGGAGTGCAAAGGGTATTTTAAACTAATTTTCCACTCAGCCTTGTTTGTTGTTTGCTTTACTTGCAATCAGTTTTTTAAATCTTTTATGGCTTCACCATCAGGGAACTTGAAATAATATACATCTACAAATACattctgggtggttggttggtttgggggaggtgaccaaacagcaaGGTAATCAGTCTCAtgagattatggaaggatggggaaggaagtccactgcatcctttcaaaggaaccatcccggcatttgcctgaagcaatttagggaaattacagaaaagctAAACCGGGAAGGTCGGATGccggtttgaaccgacgtcctcccgaatgtgagtccagtgtgccaaccacagcaccacctcgctcggttgtataTTTTCCGGCAGTAGCTCAGCGTCCTCTAATGTGTCTCGTATTTACTATACAGACGACAGTGTAGTACTGCAACAGGACATAATTGTGGGTGTCTACTAATAAGATGACCAAACCAAAGTGCCTTAAGATGAAGTTATAACACTGTCATCAATGTCAAGCTCGGTTTGAATACCACAATGCTTTACTAGGCACAGTCCTATTGAATAGGGGGACCTAAAGTTTAATGTGGACTGTGAATGACAGTACAACTAGGCTTTTTTCACAGACTATtccagaggtgacaaaagtgacaaacaaaAATCCTAGGGTCGATCAAGCATCGAATCTGAGAGCTGCAGACTTACGGTTTTTGGCACTCTACTGTTAAGAGCTTCAAAATTGAGTTCAAATAAAATAGCCACAACTGAGGGGAAAATTAGTACGAAAATACCCTCTGTGCTCCATATCTCAGAGTAGTTTTTGGAAGTCGGATGTGGAAACATAGGTGGCAATGGAAATTTCAGTCAGACCTTTAGGTGTGGTCATACAGCCTAATGGTAAGGATgaaatgtttaaagctttcccggcgtactgattgttccataaaaaaacAGGAGAATTTTtggtgcagagtcttctggccatcttcaggtgagtgccactgtagtagtactggtgagtacgcgctgagctccgctatttaaagacgaaaatcgacctgataccgatacgccaggctttcacagtggagggcgtgaggcgcagcgcacggagctgttacgaacgcgcacgctgagcagcgcacgCGCAATGTTACCTCAGTACGGCTtaaaatagcggagctcagcgcgtactcgccagtactactacagtggcactcacctgaagatggccagaagactctgcgctgaaatatcgtggcaggacgttactgatatccggcagttctcccgtgtttttatggaatggTAAGGACGAATATTCCGTTCTCACTACATCTCGACTAAATAATGGGTAAGGCATGTCGGTGTGGCAGGACGCGGCGGGCAACAAGCTGGGCACGTACAGCTACGTGACGCCGTCGGGGCAGGTGGTGCGGCTGGACTACGTGGCGGACGGGCTGGGCTTCCGCGTGGCGAGCAACGCGCTGCCGGTGGCGCCCGAGCCGCCGGGCCCCGAGGCGCTGCCGCAGCCCGTGTCCGAGACGCCCGAGGTGGCGGCGGCGCGCGCCGCGCACCTGGCCGAGGTCGCCGAGGCGGAGGCGCGGTCGCGGTCTCGGCGCGCGCTGCGGCCGCGGCTGGGGCTGGGGGGCCCCGAGACGCCGGCCAGCACGGCGCCGCTGCCGCTTCCTCCGCCGCCGCCCCCCTCCCCACTGCTGGCCTACGCGGCCGCGCCCTTCGCGCCGTTCGGGCCCGGCTACGGCTACGCCTACGGTCCCGGCCTGGGCCTGGGCCTGGGGTACGGGCTGGGGCTGCCCGCGCACCCGCCGCTGgtggctgccgccgccgtcgcggtGCCCACGGCGCGGCGCGCCTCGCTGTCGCGCGTGGTCAACAACCCCGGACACGCCGTCTCCTACAGGGTCGAGTGAGCTGGCAGCCCGCCACCGCGCACTACGGCTGCCGCAGCTCGTGTCGCCCACCTCGTCAATGTACTCCTTCGGATACCACCCGCCCATATACTCTGCTTTCAAATACATACATTCAAAACCAGTCTCCAGTCTATTTCATTCTCGTAAAAACCTTTGCGAGGTACCACACTCTCATGGCTACCTTCCGTTTTTAAGACCCACTCAACAACACTCAGAAATCTACCTCACACGAATTCTAATCTGAAACCTCCCTCCTACACTCCAACACCCAAAGACTTTTTAATTTCCCTCAAGATTATTAACTCATTAATAACTTACCACAGTATTGATCTGTACGTAGTATTTGTCAGCCGTGGACGCAATTACTGCTATTCCGTCGAAAACTGGCGTGCTGAGAAGGTGCCTGCGTAAAAATACTGGTTAATTCTTACAATAATGTAAAAGGAGCAACTAGCCAcgattaataataatatttattaagaacaaagatcgccgttaccggtttcgaactgcagGTTCACCATCAGACGGTTGCCCGCTTTTAAAATTAcgtaccgggtgatcgaaaagtcagtataaatttgaaaactgaataaatcacggaataatgtagatagagaggtacaaattgacacacatgcttggaatgagatggggttttattagaaccaaaaaaatacaaacgttcaaaaaatgtccgacagatggtgcctcatctcatcagaatagcaataattagcataacaaagtaagacaaagcaaaaatgatgttctttacaggaaatgctcgatatgtccaccatcattcctcaacaatagctgtagtcgaggaataatgttgtgaacagcactgtaaagcatgacaggagttatggtgaggcattggcgtcggatgttgtctttcagcatccctagagatgtcggtcaatcacgatacacttgcgacttcaggtaaccccaaagccaataatcgcacggactgaggtctggggacttgggaggcgaagcatgacgaaagtggcgcctgagcacacgatcaccaccaaacgacgcgcgcaagtgatcttccacgcgtctagcaatacttcttttttttttttttttttgttctattaaaaccccatgtcattccaagcatatgtgtcaatttttagccctctatctacattattccgtggtttattaagttttcaaatttaaactgacattttgatcacccggtacatgctcAAGATCGTTTCTACCATTACGCAAGACTTGGCGGCCGCCTAGGGCGGCAAaggggtgaaagggggggggggggtttgaattCAAACAGCGAACAAATTgagcaaatgaggagaaaaaaaaacgaaaaacaggaaaaattaaaatatcGAATTGTCTTCAAaaccatacagaacagttactcagTAAGTCTTTGCTTACTTTGAAGAAAGTAGACACATTGCCTCTACCTACCTCAAAACTTTAGCAGCCGCTATTGAgtatgaaacagaaacaaacatgcCCTTAATTCTTCTCACGAAATgtaatcgcagttgcgaatacggacttgaatcagctgtataatggaatgacgagacccaaaatttgtgcc
Encoded proteins:
- the LOC124594107 gene encoding cuticle protein 21-like, giving the protein MRLLALLCALMALCAGDPVILPPLAPYNALGFGVPHSYAALPYNYHVPPPVAAVAPPLSLKTQYHAQDEFGQASYGHTEPFQAHSAVQDAAGNKLGTYSYVTPSGQVVRLDYVADGLGFRVASNALPVAPEPPGPEALPQPVSETPEVAAARAAHLAEVAEAEARSRSRRALRPRLGLGGPETPASTAPLPLPPPPPPSPLLAYAAAPFAPFGPGYGYAYGPGLGLGLGYGLGLPAHPPLVAAAAVAVPTARRASLSRVVNNPGHAVSYRVE